From a single bacterium genomic region:
- a CDS encoding DUF2867 domain-containing protein, giving the protein GVFVKPRGWFGALYMRLIGPFRRLLVYPAGVRLIGDAWAARSHEWPSGMRSCQCRRARQH; this is encoded by the coding sequence GGGGGTCTTTGTCAAGCCGCGCGGTTGGTTTGGCGCGCTTTACATGAGACTGATCGGACCCTTCCGCCGCCTACTCGTGTATCCGGCCGGAGTGCGGTTGATAGGCGATGCGTGGGCAGCGCGCTCGCACGAGTGGCCGTCGGGAATGCGCTCATGCCAATGCCGACGAGCCCGACAACATTGA